The window TCGAGCAGGAATTTGGTCTGGTGCACCTGCACCGCGTACCAGATGTACAGGCCGCAGAAATAGCCGAGGGCGATCCACCAGAACCGCGTCGTGGCGACCGCTTTCCGGAGTGTCCATTCGGTCCCGGCCCAGACGGGATCGACGATGTTGGAGGCGGGTCTTGCGGCACCCGCGGCCGGCGCGGCATCGCCGTCAGGTCGCAGGCCGATATCCTCCGGGCGTCGATGCAGGAACAGATTGATCGGCGCCAGCACGATGAGGATCATCAGGCCCATCGCCGTGCAGGCGGTGCGCCACCCGGTCCCTTCGATCATGTGCTGCACCCAAGGCAGCAGCGTCACCGAGCCGATGCCGACTCCGGCGAAGGCGATGCCGATGGCGAGGCCGCGTGTGCGGATGAACCAGTTCGGCAGGAACAGCGACTGGCCGGAATAGCCGAGACACACCGAACCGGCGCCGACCATGACACCGATGGTGACATAGAGATGCCATGGCTGGCTCGTGAGCGGCGCGAGCAGCAGCCCGCCACCCATCAGAACCACGCCGAGCTCCATCACCGCGCGCGGGCCGGCGCGGTCCATCAGCCGGCCGATCAGCGGGCTGACCATGCCCGATACCACGAAGCCGAAGGAAAAGGCGCCCGCGGTGACGCCGCGCTCCCAGCCGAATTCGGAGATGATGGGAGGAAAGAACAGCGAGAAGGCGGTGCGCGCGTTGACGCCGATGGCCATGGTGACGAAGGTCACCGCGACCACGACCCAGCCGTAGAAGAACGGAAGCCGCATTGTGTGTTTCATCCCTGGACGGTCCTTCCGACCATTCGGGACTGTCCGGGTCAAGCGCTTTTCGCGCATGCCCGTGAGTAACGTGATCGCATCAGAAAAAGTACTGGCAAGCACCTCGCCTACGGCCATCCTTCGAGACGCCCGCTCGGGCGGGCTCCTCAGGATGAGGCCGGAGTATGCGGTAGCAGTTCGACGGGCACAATGCCGCTGAGCCTCATCCTGAGGAGACCGCGAAGCGGTCGTCTCGAAGGACGAGGCGGGCGCTCAGGCGGCGTCGCGTTGGGACGGTTTCACGGGCGCGTCGAACAGGATCCGTTCGATTGGGTGCGGCCGGCCGAACAGATAGCCTTGCGCGAAATTGACGCCGAGCGCCTTCAGACGTTCATATTCCTCGCGGGTCTCGACGCCTTCGGCGGTGACCGACATGTCCAGCCCGCGCGCCAGCGTGACGATCGAGGAGATGATGGCGGAGCTGCGCGGCTGATGCGTGAGGTTGCGGATGAACGACTTGTCGATCTTGATCTTGTCGAACGGGAACGCGGTCAGATAGCTAAGCGAGGAATAGCCGGTGCCGAAATCGTCGAGTGCGAGCGCGATGCCGATGCTCTTCAGCCGCTCCATGAAGGCGTGGTTCTCGACGCCGCGTTCCAGCAGCACGGATTCCGTGATCTCGATCTCCAACCGCTGCGGCGGCAGCCCGGAATCCGCGAGCGCCGCGCTGATCATCTCGAACAGCTCGGCCTCCTTGAACTGGATCGGCGACAGGTTGACGGCGACCGCGAGGTCGAACGGCCAGCCGGCCGCGTCCGCGCAGGCGCGTCGCAGCACGAATTCGCCGAGCGGCACGATCAGCCCGGTCTCCTCCGCAAGGGGGATGAACTGGTCCGGCGGAATCAAGCCGCGCGTCGGATGCCGCCAGCGCACCAAGGCCTCGAAGCCGCGCCGCGCGCCGCTGAGGGCGTCGACGAACGGCTGGTAGTGCACCTCGAGCTGGCACCGCGCGATGGCATCGCGCAAATCGCCTTCCAGCGTGCTGCGCGCCTCGAGCTCGGCCGACATCGCCTTGTCGTAGATGGTGAAGCAGTTGCGGCCCGACGATTTAGAGCGGTACAGCGCAAGGTCGGCCTTCTTCAGCAGCTGCTCCTGATCGGTGCCGTGATCGGGCGCGATCGCAATGCCGATGCTGGTGCCGATCTCGACGCGATGTCCGGGAAGAAGGAACGGCTCGGCGACGAGTTTGGCAATCCGCCCCGCCAGTTCGGTCGAGCAGACGCGCTGATCCTCGCAAGCTTCCTGGATGATGGCGAATTCGTCACCGCCGAGCCGGGCCAGCACGTCGCTGGCGCGCAGCGCGGATTTCAGCCGCTGTGCGACCTGACGCAGCAGCGCATCGCCCGCACCGTGACCGAGCGAGTCGTTGACGTTCTTGAAGCGGTCAAGGTCGAGCATCAGGATCGAGAAGGTCGGACCGGCGTCCATCAAACGGCCATTGAGCTGGTCGAGCCGGGCGAGGAAGAAGGCGCGGTTCGGCAATCCGGTCAGGATGTCGGTCTGGGCGAGTTCGAGCACCCGCCGGTTCGCCAGCGACAGCCGCTGCGAATTGCGGCTTGCGAGCATGAGATAGGTCGAAAGCGACAGCGTCAGCAGCATGCCGACGATCAGCACCGCGCCCGCGCGATCGTAAGTCGTCTCCAGCGGACCGCCGGCAGCCGGCACCGCCCGCACCTGCCAATCGGTGTC of the Bradyrhizobium sp. WSM1417 genome contains:
- a CDS encoding MFS transporter, which encodes MRLPFFYGWVVVAVTFVTMAIGVNARTAFSLFFPPIISEFGWERGVTAGAFSFGFVVSGMVSPLIGRLMDRAGPRAVMELGVVLMGGGLLLAPLTSQPWHLYVTIGVMVGAGSVCLGYSGQSLFLPNWFIRTRGLAIGIAFAGVGIGSVTLLPWVQHMIEGTGWRTACTAMGLMILIVLAPINLFLHRRPEDIGLRPDGDAAPAAGAARPASNIVDPVWAGTEWTLRKAVATTRFWWIALGYFCGLYIWYAVQVHQTKFLLDIGFSPGVAVWALGIVSLLGIPGQILLGHVSDRIGREWVWAISCAGFAISFAALMALKFQPSLWLVYLMVFTQGALGYGLTSIMGAVVFEIFQGKHQGSIFGTIMLAALAGGAAGPWVTGLLYDRAGDYTLAFGVAIIVSGLSALSIWRAAPRKVRAVAGKLQAEVGAE
- a CDS encoding EAL domain-containing protein — encoded protein: MTGWWRAAPLLGLYRPALVAVGIGLLFSVVAAAAVARWEGRVNKIEFENAAETEVIVMQNGMGEYISRLVALRTLFESTNQEITRSEFETFSARLFERHPGMLRIGWVPRVNRKERAEYEAAAITDGVSGYRIKSLQGDAFATAPQSDEYFPVFYSTQPKTSSVYGMDYATVPERRAVLERARDTDRIAAIRTRLYEPKEGGRLPDVLVAIPVYAKGTSRDTVVDRRRNLAGFVVGVFDLPLLIQSIRVTTGASPAVSVNVYPPFTGQIVGLEDMLPDYSSAATAPQSMRDVARAVHWSGNLKIGDTDWQVRAVPAAGGPLETTYDRAGAVLIVGMLLTLSLSTYLMLASRNSQRLSLANRRVLELAQTDILTGLPNRAFFLARLDQLNGRLMDAGPTFSILMLDLDRFKNVNDSLGHGAGDALLRQVAQRLKSALRASDVLARLGGDEFAIIQEACEDQRVCSTELAGRIAKLVAEPFLLPGHRVEIGTSIGIAIAPDHGTDQEQLLKKADLALYRSKSSGRNCFTIYDKAMSAELEARSTLEGDLRDAIARCQLEVHYQPFVDALSGARRGFEALVRWRHPTRGLIPPDQFIPLAEETGLIVPLGEFVLRRACADAAGWPFDLAVAVNLSPIQFKEAELFEMISAALADSGLPPQRLEIEITESVLLERGVENHAFMERLKSIGIALALDDFGTGYSSLSYLTAFPFDKIKIDKSFIRNLTHQPRSSAIISSIVTLARGLDMSVTAEGVETREEYERLKALGVNFAQGYLFGRPHPIERILFDAPVKPSQRDAA